From one Candidatus Aminicenantes bacterium genomic stretch:
- the rpoC gene encoding DNA-directed RNA polymerase subunit beta' produces MELKAPLGGKPKVEFDWVRISIASPDKIKSWSWGEVTKPETINYRTFKPEKDGLFCAKIFGPINDYECLCGKYKRMKYRGIICERCGVEVTKSKVRRERMGHIQLASPVAHIWFFKSPPSRIGLILDLTIKDLEKVLYFESSIVTDPGDTPLKEKQLLNEEEYKEAREKYGDKFETGIGAEAIKHLMEKIDIKKDADRLRKAMKKETSQQRRLRYAKRLRVFKALKKSGNRPEWLILDTIPVIPPDLRPLVRLDGGRFATSDLNDLYRRVINRNNRLKKLIELKAPELIIRNEKRMLQEAVDALFDNGKRGRVHLGANRRPLKSLSEALRGKQGRFRQNLLGKRVDYSGRSVIVVGPELKLNQCGLPKKMALELFKPFIFHKLEKEGLVPSVKVAREWHEQERPEVWDYLEEVVKEHPILLNRAPTLHRLGIQAFDPILVEGKAIQIHPLVCAAFNADFDGDQMAVHVPLSVEAQIETSTLMLSTNNILSPANGRPLTVPSQDMVLGAYYATLSKKGLLGEGRVFGSADDVLLAYEQKQVKLQSLIKLRYSGAFMNLATYYDDQAVPTCPVVSIKRDLIETTPGRIIFNQALPAGLPFFNGVFRKKGMESLVFYIYLRCGLAVTVTTLDKLKELGFAQATQAGFSLGIDDFVIPKNKAELVDKAQKRVQEIEKLYLDGTISSRERFNNVVNIWSAVTDEVSQAMIAEMKKISFEGPNLNPLFVMADSGSRGNKQQIRQLAGMRGLMSKPSGEILETPITSNLREGLNVLHYFISTHGARKGLADTALKTANSGYLTRKLVDVAQEVIVDQHDCGTLKGINVAAIVENGEIIEPFIDRIVGRTSLDKIINPDTNAVVVAPNQEITEAVAQDMQAVGVERIKIRSILTCESKRGVCQLCYGRNLASGYQVEMGEAVGIIAAQSIGEPGTQLTMRTFHIGGIAQGGKEQSKLEAKNDGVVRFANVKVVKNKDGAYIVVNRTANIALTDSRGRETEHYQVPYGAKLLKGEGEEVKARQIFAEWDPYNTLVLTEESGVVQFHDVVRKVTMEEAQDEVTLLMSQIIIEPKDEKLQPRIEIVDLSHKAKDKHGKETPIVLKKYYLPAGAHLEIKDGDKVHAGEILAKIPREQAKTKDITGGLPRAEELFEARRPKIPAVISEIDGVVEFGGLVRGYRKITVKSERVGNKEYLIPRGAHISVGDGERIKAGMALMDGPVNPHDILRVLGEKELAEYMLREVQEVYRLQGVPINDKHIETIIRQMLRWVKVEEVGDTEFLIDEQVDKFVFQEENLKAVEKGGKPAKARPLLLGITKSALSTDSFLSAASFQETTRVLTEASMFGKIDYLRSLKENIIMARLIPAGTGFKYYRGVDVKDEAPLAAEKPAEDAPVQS; encoded by the coding sequence ATGGAATTGAAAGCCCCCCTGGGCGGCAAGCCCAAGGTCGAATTCGATTGGGTCCGCATCTCCATCGCCTCTCCGGACAAGATCAAGAGCTGGTCCTGGGGCGAGGTGACCAAGCCGGAGACCATCAACTACCGGACCTTCAAGCCGGAAAAGGACGGCTTGTTCTGCGCCAAGATCTTCGGACCGATCAACGACTACGAATGCCTCTGCGGCAAGTACAAGCGGATGAAGTACCGCGGCATCATCTGCGAGCGCTGCGGGGTCGAAGTGACCAAGAGCAAGGTCCGCCGTGAGCGCATGGGCCACATCCAGCTGGCCTCGCCGGTGGCCCACATCTGGTTCTTCAAGAGCCCCCCCAGCCGGATCGGGCTGATCCTGGACCTGACCATCAAGGACCTGGAGAAGGTTCTCTACTTCGAGTCGTCGATCGTGACCGACCCGGGCGACACGCCGCTTAAAGAGAAGCAGCTCCTGAACGAGGAGGAGTACAAGGAAGCCCGCGAGAAGTACGGCGACAAGTTCGAGACGGGCATCGGGGCCGAGGCCATCAAGCACTTGATGGAGAAGATCGACATCAAGAAGGACGCCGACCGGCTGCGCAAGGCCATGAAGAAGGAGACCAGCCAGCAGCGCCGGCTCCGCTACGCCAAGCGCCTGCGGGTCTTCAAGGCCCTCAAGAAGTCCGGCAACCGGCCCGAGTGGCTGATCCTGGACACCATCCCGGTCATCCCGCCCGACCTGCGCCCGCTGGTCCGGCTGGACGGCGGCCGCTTCGCCACCTCCGACCTCAACGACCTCTACCGCCGGGTCATCAACCGCAATAACCGGCTGAAGAAGCTGATCGAACTGAAGGCCCCCGAGCTGATCATCCGCAACGAGAAGCGGATGCTGCAAGAGGCCGTCGACGCCCTGTTCGACAACGGCAAGCGCGGCCGTGTCCACCTGGGCGCCAATCGCCGGCCGCTCAAGTCCCTGTCCGAGGCCCTCCGCGGCAAGCAGGGCCGGTTCCGCCAGAACCTGCTGGGCAAGCGCGTCGACTACTCCGGCCGCTCGGTCATCGTGGTCGGCCCCGAGCTCAAGCTCAACCAGTGCGGTCTGCCCAAGAAGATGGCCCTGGAGCTGTTCAAGCCCTTCATCTTCCACAAGCTGGAGAAGGAAGGCCTCGTCCCCAGCGTCAAGGTGGCCCGGGAATGGCACGAGCAGGAGCGGCCCGAGGTCTGGGATTATCTGGAAGAAGTGGTCAAGGAGCATCCCATTCTCCTCAACCGCGCCCCGACCCTGCACCGGCTGGGCATCCAGGCCTTCGATCCCATCCTGGTCGAGGGCAAGGCCATCCAGATCCACCCGCTGGTCTGCGCCGCCTTCAACGCCGACTTTGACGGCGACCAGATGGCCGTCCACGTCCCGCTTTCGGTCGAGGCCCAGATCGAGACCTCGACTCTGATGCTGTCGACCAACAACATCCTGTCCCCGGCCAACGGCCGGCCGCTGACCGTCCCCAGCCAGGACATGGTCCTGGGCGCCTACTACGCCACCCTGTCCAAGAAGGGCCTGCTCGGCGAGGGCCGGGTCTTCGGCTCGGCCGACGACGTCCTGCTGGCCTACGAGCAAAAGCAGGTCAAGCTCCAATCGCTGATCAAGCTGCGCTATTCGGGCGCCTTCATGAACTTGGCCACCTACTACGACGATCAGGCCGTCCCGACCTGCCCGGTGGTCTCCATCAAGCGGGACCTGATCGAGACGACCCCCGGCCGGATCATCTTCAACCAGGCCCTGCCGGCGGGGCTGCCCTTCTTCAACGGCGTCTTCCGCAAGAAGGGCATGGAAAGCCTGGTCTTCTACATCTACCTGCGCTGCGGCCTGGCCGTGACGGTCACGACCCTGGATAAGCTCAAGGAGCTCGGGTTCGCCCAGGCCACCCAGGCCGGGTTCTCGCTGGGCATCGACGACTTCGTCATCCCCAAGAACAAGGCCGAGCTCGTGGACAAGGCCCAGAAGCGGGTCCAGGAGATCGAGAAGCTCTACCTCGACGGGACCATCTCGTCGCGCGAGCGGTTCAACAACGTCGTCAACATCTGGTCGGCCGTGACCGACGAGGTCTCCCAGGCCATGATCGCGGAGATGAAAAAGATCAGCTTCGAGGGGCCCAACCTCAACCCGCTCTTCGTCATGGCCGACTCCGGGTCGCGCGGCAACAAGCAGCAGATCCGGCAGCTGGCCGGGATGCGCGGCCTGATGTCCAAGCCGTCGGGCGAGATCCTGGAAACCCCCATCACCTCCAACCTGCGCGAGGGCCTGAACGTCCTCCACTACTTCATCTCCACCCACGGCGCCCGCAAGGGCTTGGCCGACACGGCCCTTAAAACGGCCAACTCCGGCTACCTGACCCGCAAGCTCGTCGACGTGGCCCAGGAGGTCATCGTCGACCAGCACGACTGCGGCACCCTGAAGGGCATCAACGTGGCGGCCATCGTCGAGAACGGCGAGATCATCGAGCCGTTTATCGACCGCATCGTCGGCCGCACTTCTCTGGACAAGATCATCAACCCCGACACCAACGCGGTGGTCGTGGCCCCCAACCAGGAGATCACCGAAGCGGTGGCCCAGGATATGCAGGCCGTGGGGGTCGAGCGGATCAAGATCCGCTCCATCCTGACCTGCGAATCCAAGCGCGGCGTCTGCCAGCTCTGCTATGGCCGCAACCTGGCCAGCGGCTATCAGGTCGAGATGGGCGAAGCGGTCGGCATCATCGCCGCCCAGTCCATCGGCGAGCCGGGCACCCAGCTGACCATGCGCACCTTCCACATCGGCGGCATCGCCCAGGGCGGCAAGGAGCAGTCGAAGCTCGAGGCCAAGAACGACGGCGTGGTCCGCTTCGCCAACGTCAAGGTCGTCAAGAACAAGGACGGCGCGTACATCGTCGTCAACCGGACGGCCAACATCGCCCTGACCGACAGCCGCGGCCGCGAGACCGAGCACTACCAGGTCCCCTACGGCGCCAAGCTGCTCAAGGGCGAGGGCGAGGAAGTCAAGGCCCGCCAGATCTTCGCCGAGTGGGATCCCTACAACACCCTGGTCCTGACCGAGGAATCGGGAGTCGTCCAGTTCCACGACGTCGTCCGCAAGGTGACGATGGAGGAAGCCCAGGACGAGGTGACCCTGCTCATGAGCCAGATCATCATCGAGCCCAAGGACGAGAAGCTGCAGCCCCGGATCGAGATCGTCGATTTATCGCACAAGGCCAAGGACAAGCACGGCAAGGAAACGCCGATCGTCCTGAAGAAGTACTACCTGCCGGCCGGCGCCCACCTCGAGATCAAGGACGGCGACAAGGTCCATGCCGGCGAGATCCTGGCCAAGATCCCCCGCGAGCAGGCCAAGACCAAGGACATCACGGGCGGCTTGCCCCGGGCCGAAGAGCTCTTCGAGGCCCGCCGGCCCAAGATCCCGGCCGTCATCAGCGAGATCGACGGCGTCGTCGAGTTCGGCGGCCTGGTCCGCGGCTACCGCAAGATCACCGTCAAGAGTGAACGGGTCGGCAACAAGGAATACCTGATCCCCCGCGGCGCCCACATCAGCGTCGGCGACGGCGAGCGGATCAAGGCCGGCATGGCGCTCATGGACGGCCCGGTCAACCCGCACGACATTCTGCGGGTCCTGGGCGAGAAGGAGCTGGCCGAGTACATGCTCCGCGAGGTGCAGGAAGTCTATCGCCTGCAGGGCGTCCCGATCAACGACAAGCACATCGAGACGATCATCCGGCAGATGCTGCGCTGGGTCAAGGTCGAGGAGGTCGGCGACACCGAATTCCTGATCGACGAGCAGGTCGACAAGTTCGTCTTCCAGGAGGAGAACCTCAAGGCCGTGGAAAAGGGCGGCAAGCCGGCCAAGGCCCGACCGCTCCTGTTGGGCATCACCAAGAGCGCCCTGAGCACGGACAGCTTCCTGTCGGCCGCCTCCTTCCAAGAGACGACCCGGGTTCTGACCGAAGCCTCCATGTTCGGCAAGATCGATTATCTCCGCAGCCTCAAGGAGAATATCATCATGGCCCGGCTGATCCCGGCCGGGACGGGCTTCAAGTATTATCGCGGCGTCGACGTCAAGGACGAGGCCCCCTTGGCGGCCGAAAAGCCGGCTGAGGACGCGCCTGTTCAGAGTTGA
- the rpsL gene encoding 30S ribosomal protein S12 gives MPTVNQLIRKGRSLKKDKSKSPALESSPQKRGVCTRVFTTTPKKPNSALRKVARVRLSNNIEVTGYIPGVGHNLQEHSIVLVRGGRVKDLPGVRYHIVRGTLDSEGVANRGKARSKYGAKRPKKEKRAS, from the coding sequence TTGCCGACGGTCAACCAGCTTATTCGCAAGGGACGATCCCTTAAGAAAGACAAGAGCAAATCGCCCGCTCTCGAGTCTTCCCCCCAGAAGCGGGGCGTCTGCACCCGTGTGTTCACGACGACCCCCAAGAAGCCGAACTCGGCCCTCCGCAAGGTGGCCCGCGTCCGGCTGTCGAACAATATCGAAGTCACCGGTTACATCCCGGGCGTCGGCCACAACCTTCAGGAGCACTCCATCGTGCTTGTCCGGGGCGGCCGGGTCAAGGATTTGCCCGGCGTGCGCTACCACATTGTCCGCGGCACCCTGGACAGCGAAGGGGTGGCCAACCGCGGCAAGGCCCGCTCCAAGTACGGCGCCAAGCGTCCGAAAAAAGAGAAGCGCGCCTCCTAG